Within the Coriobacteriia bacterium genome, the region TCGGTTGTCATGGAGGTAAACGAAATCTGTCCGATTTTCATTCCCGGCGTCAGCAGAATCGGAAGGTTCGCCACATTGGATAACTCGAGCGTGAGGCGCCCTTTCCAACCCGGATCGACATATCCGGCTGTGGAGTGAATCATCAAACCGAGACGGCCCAAAGAGCTTTTTCCCTCGAGACGCCCAACGATATCGTTGGGCAGCTCGATGCGTTCGGTCGTCGAAGCCAACACGAATTCTCCCGGATGGAGTACGAACGGTACCGACGTGGTCGCCGTCACCGTCTCGGTAAGGTCGGTCTGCTGCTCCAAAGGATCGATATAAGGGTAGCGCGAGTTGAAAAATACCGCAAAACCCTCGGCCAAGTGAAGGTCGACGCTCGAAGGCTGGATATCGTCGATCGAGCAAGGATCGATGACGATGCGGCCCTTGGTCATTTCTATTTTTATTGAACGATCAGATAAAACCATTGTGTTCCCCTCCATGCACCCGAAATTCGATTCCGTCATCAACCGATGACGAATGATTTTTTACTTTATTAAGAGGCTACCATCAGGCACACTTGCTGTAACCGCACGTGCGACACACCGCGCAACCGCTTTCGTGCTCGAGCGTCGCGCCGCACTCGGGGCACGCACCGGCATGGTTATCGAGCTGGTCGGTATTCTTGCTCACGATGCTCGCCGTCTGCCCCGTCGAGATGAACTCGAGCGCGTGCTCCATGGCGATTCCTACGGCGTCGGCGCACGAAAGGACTTTTCCGCCCTCGGCCCACGCCGGTGAAGGACAGCGAATCCCGCGAAGGTGCTTGACGAGCGAATCGGGGTTGATTCCCGCACGAAGTGAAGCCGAAATCATGCGGCTGAGCGCTTCGGACTGAGAGGAGGCGCAGCCACCGGACTTGCCCATGCTCGTGAATACTTCGCACATCCCTAGGTCATCCCAGTTGATGGTGACGTAGAGATTGCCGCATCCCGTTTTAATTTTCTCGGTGCGTCCCTGCGTGACCGTCGCACGCGGACGCGGCGCGATTTCGCCGAAAACGGCGGGAGGAACCTCGACGGCATCCTTCTTTTCCGTAGCTCCGGTGGTCAAAACCTGGCAGTCCTTCGAACCGTCACGATAAATGGTCACGCCTTTGACACCGAGTTCGTACGCCAAGTCATACGTGTGACGGACATCTTGCGGAGTCGCCTCGTTCGAGAAGTTGACGGTCTTGGAAACGGCGTTGTCGGTATACTTTTGAAAAGCCGCCTGCATGCGAATGTGCCATTCGGGAACGATGTCGTGGGCCGTCACGAAAGCAGCCTGAACGTCGGAGGGAACGGCCTTAATACCTTGCACGGTTCCGTGTTCGGCGATTTCCTCCATGAGCTCGGCGGTAAAGAACCCACGTTCGGTGGCGATTTTTTCGAAGAGCGGATTGACCTCGACGAGGCGATCTTTGTCCATGACGGTGCGCACATAGGAGACGGCGAACAACGGCTCGACTCCGGATGAACACGAAGCGATTATAGAGAGTGTGCCGGTCGGAGCTATGGTGGTGACGGTCGCGTTGCGAATGGGCTCGGCGCCTTTTTTGTCATAAATCGAACCCTTGAAGTTGGGGAACGCTCCGCGCGCTTGTCCCAAAATACGCGACTCGGCTTTCGCCTCGTCATCAATGAATTTCATGAGCTTTTCGCCGAGAGCGACCGCCTCTTCGGTGTTATAGCCGATGCCGAGGCGGATGAGCATATCGGCCCATGCCATGACACCGAGACCGACCTTACGGTTGCCGCGAACGAGCTTGTCGATTTCGGGCAACGGATAGTTGTTGACCTCGATGACGTCGTCGAGAAAATGGATCGCTCTGTGCGTGACATCTTTGAGCTTGTCCCAATCGACTTCGAGACCTTTCTTGCCCTCTTTAAGCATGCGTGACAGATTGATGGAGCCCAGGTTGCACGCTTCATACGGGAGCAACGGCTGCTCGCCGCAGGGGTTGGTCGCTTCGAATTCTCCGAGTTTAGGCGTCGGGTTTGCGCGATTCATGCGATCGATGAAAATGATGCCGGGGTCGCCTGTCGCCCACGCGAGATTTATGATGAGGTCATAGACCTCGGCGGCGTTCAACGTGCCGGCCGGCTTTTTATCGCGAGGATCGTAGAGTGTGTAATCGGTTCCCGCTTTGACGGCGCGTATGAATTCCTCAGTGATTGCAACGGATATGTTGAAGTTGGCGAAATCACCGTTTTCCTTGCAGGTGATGAACTCCATGACATCGGGATGGTCGATACGCAGTACGCCCATGTTGGCGCCGCGACGAGTGCCACCCTGCTTGACCGCTTCGGTCGCCTGATTGAACACACGCATGAAGGACACGGGACCGCTTGAAACACCTTGGGTGGTGCGAACCGAGGCTCCCGATCCGCGAAGACGCGAGAATGAGAAGCCCGTGCCTCCACCCGACTTGTGGATGAGCGCGGTGTCACGGACGGCACCGAAGATTTCTTCCATCGAGTCGCCGATGGGAAGCACGAAGCAAGCGGAAAGCTGTTGAAGATCGCGACCTGCGTTCATGAGCGTCGGCGAATTGGGGAGGAATTCGAGATTCGACATGAGACGGTAGAAATCCGCGGCGGTTCTCTGGGCGGTTTCCTCATCGGCTCCGAAAAGAATCTCTGCAGAAGCGATATTTTCCGCAACGCGATCGAACATATCGCTCGGTTTTTCCACCGCGTTGCCCTCCTCATCTTTTTTGAGATAGCGGCGTTTTAGAACCGTCAACGCATTCGGAGTGAGCAGCGTATCGACCTCACGTGTGAAGCCGTTTTTCGTTGTTGCTTTTTTAGCCATGTTTCTACCTTCCGCCCTTATCCCGATTCCGTTTCAAGTATAAAAAAGGTCTTTTATCTGTAAAAAAGACTTTTTGAGACGTAGCCGCAAGAACCACTACATCTATTGGTTTCTCCATGGTACTCCACAAGATATTGTGGTGTCTATACCCTGTCTTGAGAAATATGGGATATTTGAAAAGACTATTTCGCCTGAGCCCATGTGGGACCGACGGCATTCGAAACTTTGAGGGGAACGAGAAAATAGGCCACCTGCGCCATGCTGTCGGAGGCCATCGCCGACAGGGTTTCGATCTCTGATTTCGGTACTTCGAAAAGAAGTTCGTCGTGAACCTGCAAAAGGAGGCGAGCGTTGAATTTTTCATCCTTCAAGCGCTTATTCACCGCAATCATAGCCAATTTGATGAGGTCGGCGGCTGTTCCTTGCATGGGATGGTTCATCGCCGTCCGCTCACCGAACGCACGGACGTTGTGCGAAGGACTCGAAAGCTCGGGAATGTGCCGTTTGCGGTGAAACGACGTCTCAACCCATCCCTGCTCCTTGGCGCTCGTCTTCAAACTTTCCAGATAAGTTTTGACACGCGGATACGCATCGTAATAACGATCTATCATCGCCTGTGCTTCGCCGATCGGAATGCCCAGAGAAAGTCCGAGTGCGTGGGCCCCCTGGCCGTAGACGATGCCGAAGTTGACCGCTTTGGCGCGCGAACGCATTCTCGCATCGACGGCCGAAGCATCGATTCCGAAAATCTTGGCCGCAGTCGCCGCATGGAAATCGGCCCCGCTCGTAAACGCTTCGATGAGCCCTTCGTCATGACTCAAGTGGGCCAACACGCGCAACTCGATTTGAGAGTAATCGACGCTCATAATCGACCAGTCTTTTTCACCGGGAATGAACGCTTGTCGAATTCGGCGCCCGAGTTCGGTGCGGACGGGGATGTTTTGCAAGTTCGGATTCGACGAGGACAGCCGTCCTGTCGCCGCCACCGTTTGGTTGAAGCTCGTATGCAGCCGATGATCGGTCGCCAAAAGGCGCGGAAGAGCTTCGATGTAGGTCGATTGCAATTTGTTGTACTCGCGATAGGTTGCAATCTTTCCGACGATTGGGTGTTTGTCGACAAGCCCGTCCAAAACAGCTGAATTCGTCGAGAAACCCGTTTTCGTCTTTTTCCCCGTCGGCAAGCCGAGATCGACGAACAACACTTCGCCGAGCTGCTTGGGCGAGTCGACGTTGAAGTCCCTGCCGGCCAGCTCGATGATTTCACCGCGCAGATCTTCGATGATTTCACGGCCCTCTTTTTGAAGCGTCGCCAAAAAATCGACATCGAGAGCGACTCCCGTACGTTCGATATCGGCCAAAACGAGCGTCAACGGCATCTCGATGGATGTGAACAGTTCATAGCTGTCGTCGACCTTCAAGTCGCGTGTGAGCACGGCTGCGAGACGAGCGATGACATCGGCTTCATAGCAGACCGCCGAGACGCCACTCTCGGCGAGCGGAGCTTCATACTCCACGCCGAGGTAATCCATGCAAAGCGCAGAAAGTGAATAATCGGTGCGACTCGATTCAAGGAGATAGGCCGCCACCGACACATCGAAATAGCGCGACGAGTCGAGTTTATCGCGTTCAACCCGAGCGACAATCGCCGAATCCGGAGGATAGATTTCTTGAAGCAGTGACTTGATATTGAGCGAGGCGATGGTATCCCGTTCAAAAAGTTCGCACAGACGCGTCAAGGCTTCTTCCCCGTTTACCCGGCTATCGCCGGAAACTCCTCCGGTACCGATGCCCAGTTTGATTTCATTGTCGAAAAGAGACTCCCCCGTCTTATCCAACGAGACTCCGATGAAAGGACTCGCCTCGACGAGTTTATCCATTTCTTGTTGCATGTCCTCGGTCAGTTCGGCGACCTCATCTAAAGATCTGTCATCGCGACCGTATGACAACAGTTTCGTCAAAGGTGCGCGCATTCTCAATTTCATAAAGGCATCGGTCATCTTCTGTACGTCCCACGCACCGAAATCGATATTCTTCAAGTCGAGGTCGATGGGTACGTCGCGCGCAATGGTGGCCACGATTCTCGAAGAATAGGCGGCTTGTTTATTTTCCACGAGCGACGCGCCGGCGCGACCCGAAATCTCTCCGGCCTGCGCGGCCTCTATGACCGCATCGAGCGTTTCATATTCCCTGAGTAAACGGGATGCCGTCTTCTCACCGATACCGGGAACACCGGGGATATTGTCGCTCGGATCGCCCTTGAGCCCCAGATAGTCGACCACTTGGCAGGGGTTGAGGCCATAGCGCTCGCACACCCCTTCAGGTGTGACGATATCCAAATCGCCCATCCCTTTTTTCGTGGTCACCACCGAAGTTTTCTCGGTTATCAATTGATACGCATCTCTGTCACCGGTACCGAGATAGACGCGATACTCGTCAAGTTCGCCTCGAAGGGAAAGCGTGCCGAGGATATCGTCGCCCTCCCAATTCTGCACTTTCACAACAGGCACGTTCATAGCGACGAGCAGTTCCTCCATAAGTGCGAACTGAGGTTTGAGAAGAGGATCGGTCGGAGGACGCTGCATCTTATATTGTGCGAGCGCCTCAAAACGAAAAGCCGGTTTTCCGGCGTCGAATGCCACCACCACCGCATCGGGCTTAAGTTCACCGAGTGTTTTGGCCAATATGGACAAAAAGCCGAAGACGGCGTTCGTCGGTTGTCCGTCGGGAGCGCTCAGCGCAGAATTAATCGCGTGAAACGCCCGATGCATCCACGAATTACCGTCCACTATCAGAAGCGAGCGGGATGCTGATTTCAGTCGCGAATCGGTCATTTGGTAAAAATCATCTTTTCGGCTTTACGGGCTTTGACGCCGACGTAAATCGAAGCGATACCGCCGAAAAGTGTTATAAAAGCGAAGATGAGCACCATCGTGTTCAACATGAAATAGACGTTACTTATGAGAAAACAAGCCAGCAGCACTTCTATGAATCCGACGAGCGCCTCTGAGTAATCCTTTACGTTGAGACCTCCGAAGATAGTGGTAACCCCGACGAATAGACCACCGAAAAGCCAGATATAGGCGAGTGTGCTCGTAAGTGCAGCGGTCTTGACGACCATTTCCGCGCCCGAGGCGGGAAAGACTATCCAAGCACCGACAAAAACACCGGCCGCGCCACCGATGAGCTTCAAGCCCCACCGCGTGCGGTCGAAATATAATCCGATGAGTTTGATGATTCCGCCGACAAGCCAAAAGAGACCGATGGTCCAAACTGCCAGCGATATGAGAGGAAGCGGTCGTATGAACAACATGAGTGAGACCAAAACAAGGCACACACCATAAACAACGGGCGCCATCCAAGCGTTTGAGAAAAGTGATGTATCCCTCATCGTGCGCCCTCCATTTTCCTCTCAAAACCCGCCTTGACACGTCACGTCGTCCTTTTTCATATAGTAACACGAAAGGATTAGTGGGAACGCCAGAGATATCCCATGCCACGCACCGTCTCGAGACGTGCAGCCGAGGCCGGATCGAGTTTGGCACGCACACGGCGCACATGAACGTCGACCGTACGCGATCCACCGTAATATTGCCCACCCCACACCCGTCGTAAAAGCTCCTCGCGCGTATGGGCTCTGTCGGCATGGGTGACTAAAAATGCCAGGAGGGCATATTCGAGATAGGCAAAATCGAGAGGCTGTCCGTTCGCGCGGACTTGGTAGGTCGCCGTGTCGATCGTCAGGGAGCCGTCACTGACCATCTCATCGGCGGCGGGAGCCTCTTTCGGCCAGAGGAGAAAGCGCAATCTCGTTGCAACTTCGATTTCGAGTGCCCCTTCCAAAAAGAAGTCGCAACGGATTCGCTCCGGAAAATGCACCGCTTGCACACGCGATTCCGAAATACGTACAAGCGCACACAAACGTCGAGCCCCGGGGATGGCGCTCGCCTGAATACGCTCGATGGTTTCGAGTAGCACGGATGTCTGATCCCCTGCGTCCGATAGCACCGCATCGAATCCACCGAGCGATACTCGGCGTTGGGCATCACTGAGGGAGGACCATGCGACAGTTACAGGCATGGTGCTTGCAACTGTCGCAATCTCGGCACGGAAGAATTCGTCGCTTGAAATCACCAGTACTGTTTTCGAGAGTGCTGCTTTCAAAAGACTTCCCATGCCGACCACCTCCCTATGCTCGTTCTTTACCCTAGAGCACTACCGTATTGCCGCGAAAAACTAGATGACGCTCAAGTATCTGTCGAGCTCCCAAGGAGTGACGCTCTTGATGTAGTCGGCCCACTCGGCTTTGCGGTTCTCGACATAGAACGAGTGGATGTGCTCACCGAGAATCTCTTTCATGGTCTCGGACTTCTCGAACAAATCGATTGCCTCGCCGAGGTCCTTCGGCAACGTCTTGATTCCCGCTGCATCGAGTTCTGCCGGGGTCATTTCGAAGATGTCGTTGGTCGCCTCGGGCATGAGCTCGAGCTCCTCTTCGATACCCTTGAGGCCGGCGCCGAGCATGACGGCGAATGAGAGGTAGGGGTTACACGCGGGATCCGGTGAGCGAAGCTCGATACGGGTTGCGAGTTCCTTGCCGGGCTTGTACATCGGAACGCGAACCATGGCGGAACGGTTACGACGCGCCCATGATACATATACCGGAGCTTCGTAGCCGGGAACGAGACGCTTGTAGCTGTTCACCAACGGGTTGGTGATTGCGCAGAACTCCGGAGCATACTTCAAGAGACCGGCGATGTAGTGCTTGGCGATCTTCGAAAGGTTGTAGCCCTGAGGATCGTTTGCATCGAAGAATGCGTTGCCGTC harbors:
- a CDS encoding DUF308 domain-containing protein, whose protein sequence is MRDTSLFSNAWMAPVVYGVCLVLVSLMLFIRPLPLISLAVWTIGLFWLVGGIIKLIGLYFDRTRWGLKLIGGAAGVFVGAWIVFPASGAEMVVKTAALTSTLAYIWLFGGLFVGVTTIFGGLNVKDYSEALVGFIEVLLACFLISNVYFMLNTMVLIFAFITLFGGIASIYVGVKARKAEKMIFTK
- the polA gene encoding DNA polymerase I; the encoded protein is MTDSRLKSASRSLLIVDGNSWMHRAFHAINSALSAPDGQPTNAVFGFLSILAKTLGELKPDAVVVAFDAGKPAFRFEALAQYKMQRPPTDPLLKPQFALMEELLVAMNVPVVKVQNWEGDDILGTLSLRGELDEYRVYLGTGDRDAYQLITEKTSVVTTKKGMGDLDIVTPEGVCERYGLNPCQVVDYLGLKGDPSDNIPGVPGIGEKTASRLLREYETLDAVIEAAQAGEISGRAGASLVENKQAAYSSRIVATIARDVPIDLDLKNIDFGAWDVQKMTDAFMKLRMRAPLTKLLSYGRDDRSLDEVAELTEDMQQEMDKLVEASPFIGVSLDKTGESLFDNEIKLGIGTGGVSGDSRVNGEEALTRLCELFERDTIASLNIKSLLQEIYPPDSAIVARVERDKLDSSRYFDVSVAAYLLESSRTDYSLSALCMDYLGVEYEAPLAESGVSAVCYEADVIARLAAVLTRDLKVDDSYELFTSIEMPLTLVLADIERTGVALDVDFLATLQKEGREIIEDLRGEIIELAGRDFNVDSPKQLGEVLFVDLGLPTGKKTKTGFSTNSAVLDGLVDKHPIVGKIATYREYNKLQSTYIEALPRLLATDHRLHTSFNQTVAATGRLSSSNPNLQNIPVRTELGRRIRQAFIPGEKDWSIMSVDYSQIELRVLAHLSHDEGLIEAFTSGADFHAATAAKIFGIDASAVDARMRSRAKAVNFGIVYGQGAHALGLSLGIPIGEAQAMIDRYYDAYPRVKTYLESLKTSAKEQGWVETSFHRKRHIPELSSPSHNVRAFGERTAMNHPMQGTAADLIKLAMIAVNKRLKDEKFNARLLLQVHDELLFEVPKSEIETLSAMASDSMAQVAYFLVPLKVSNAVGPTWAQAK
- a CDS encoding winged helix-turn-helix transcriptional regulator, with translation MPVTVAWSSLSDAQRRVSLGGFDAVLSDAGDQTSVLLETIERIQASAIPGARRLCALVRISESRVQAVHFPERIRCDFFLEGALEIEVATRLRFLLWPKEAPAADEMVSDGSLTIDTATYQVRANGQPLDFAYLEYALLAFLVTHADRAHTREELLRRVWGGQYYGGSRTVDVHVRRVRAKLDPASAARLETVRGMGYLWRSH
- a CDS encoding dCTP deaminase, with translation MVLSDRSIKIEMTKGRIVIDPCSIDDIQPSSVDLHLAEGFAVFFNSRYPYIDPLEQQTDLTETVTATTSVPFVLHPGEFVLASTTERIELPNDIVGRLEGKSSLGRLGLMIHSTAGYVDPGWKGRLTLELSNVANLPILLTPGMKIGQISFTSMTTEVDRPYGHFELGSRYQNQEGTTPSRMYLK
- a CDS encoding vitamin B12-dependent ribonucleotide reductase — translated: MAKKATTKNGFTREVDTLLTPNALTVLKRRYLKKDEEGNAVEKPSDMFDRVAENIASAEILFGADEETAQRTAADFYRLMSNLEFLPNSPTLMNAGRDLQQLSACFVLPIGDSMEEIFGAVRDTALIHKSGGGTGFSFSRLRGSGASVRTTQGVSSGPVSFMRVFNQATEAVKQGGTRRGANMGVLRIDHPDVMEFITCKENGDFANFNISVAITEEFIRAVKAGTDYTLYDPRDKKPAGTLNAAEVYDLIINLAWATGDPGIIFIDRMNRANPTPKLGEFEATNPCGEQPLLPYEACNLGSINLSRMLKEGKKGLEVDWDKLKDVTHRAIHFLDDVIEVNNYPLPEIDKLVRGNRKVGLGVMAWADMLIRLGIGYNTEEAVALGEKLMKFIDDEAKAESRILGQARGAFPNFKGSIYDKKGAEPIRNATVTTIAPTGTLSIIASCSSGVEPLFAVSYVRTVMDKDRLVEVNPLFEKIATERGFFTAELMEEIAEHGTVQGIKAVPSDVQAAFVTAHDIVPEWHIRMQAAFQKYTDNAVSKTVNFSNEATPQDVRHTYDLAYELGVKGVTIYRDGSKDCQVLTTGATEKKDAVEVPPAVFGEIAPRPRATVTQGRTEKIKTGCGNLYVTINWDDLGMCEVFTSMGKSGGCASSQSEALSRMISASLRAGINPDSLVKHLRGIRCPSPAWAEGGKVLSCADAVGIAMEHALEFISTGQTASIVSKNTDQLDNHAGACPECGATLEHESGCAVCRTCGYSKCA